The Toxorhynchites rutilus septentrionalis strain SRP chromosome 3, ASM2978413v1, whole genome shotgun sequence genome includes a region encoding these proteins:
- the LOC129775416 gene encoding uncharacterized protein LOC129775416 — translation MISSFTRSSRPCCDACGKKIELDNLVQCRQCKRNYHHSCVGHTPTEEETYLVCSLCSPTKTNESEGKAQAPAASHPSTNSREQKQIEELTNLVTQLAEMHVSERNNITTLKKEIVTMQASLNALVVGATTIATQRQTELPCSPAQAQSTEPLINISGQQRDRATIQTPLPMRSGPSIGWEQSAMMPAPQHGDFTILMKRQALTPLPKFSGSPKDWAKFKRIYEVSTRECAFSNHENLSRLEAALEGRAARSVQQLFINSENVPSIIERLEENFGNPKFIYEELLHDLQKLKRESRSIIIEMSDALENMVANMTIINQRGYLLDARLIEDLVKRLPYNLQIEWTRHRTTTGDAPSLEEMSNWLKPHAKIMRNMASPLPSTVRSQIHVHQEMPRMKCPVCSNNHKIFDCTEFKNSNIQKRCRLAVQCKICFGCLGTGHMVKDCRRSRRCGLSGCNKHHHRMLHSNPDMEPTPRNTSATVPLEANCNIHKSSANEIYYQVIPVTLQHGRHSVDTYAFLDTGSSLTLLDEEMANSLDLYGREEPLQLKWTQDVSRNELNSRKVQVRIQGSSRRSYRLDGVRTIKNLQLPTQTMNYKAMATKYPHLENLPIESYELARPTILIGLNQSHLLTAMETRRGSDNDPIAVRSKLGWFIFGNVRSIYQNDHELLQHDKELRDMMAAHFSIDEFSIRQPIRVNDNPLPLEPVNKYTTASSNNVMLITSTEDKSKKSTRKKRRRNKTTTKGISKSWFNISRILKIMMLFVMSFTLINAISIKPVDKDGLMFDHEGTCLLHRGIWQTNIQTNVVPDEDIEVINSVRNNVTVAMKDMEFVIEDSLLEQIATSVERLCDDAIDEIKQTTRTKRSKGFFGFLADLIFGSDDMENELQAMRVHEDEKIHQISESMVKMNTKASKMGEQLNERYYKLYKDMTQLKQLYSADKVQRLRTTMLETTILAREVIDGTLNRYRKVRTFPLSVDELAQTRKNISQALPTGYIVLDHPSAVKYNTRVVNGSLIITMTSVVINKVEFEVFKIIPIPRAENGSIIVTEHDRIAVGHNQDFFYPSIEPTKLNDTHLITVQPELSKEVDCVAAVILHIASTRKCATKLLTTPYAMMETLSTPNTVLYYASDTKAIVIHCDNVVMSPPYEAAVVTLQPDCRIQSNNKTIHASLNGMNKKIATYFKSKYQVADHLLDEFNDTVKDVVEPKPDNPYDNNAMITVYNSLDPFHPKSKYLWRNAALFVSILMIIIGIIYLRCCRRRCCTRSRATAGPDVHIRMDNLLNRQQLEDTAL, via the coding sequence ATGATATCAAGCTTTACGAGATCATCACGCCCGTGCTGTGATGCATGTGGCAAGAAAATTGAACTAGACAATCTGGTCCAATGCAGACAGTGCAAAAGGAATTATCATCATTCCTGTGTAGGACATACACCCACTGAAGAGGAAACCTATTTAGTATGCTCGCTTTGTTCCCCtaccaaaacaaacgaaagtgagggaaAGGCACAGGCACCTGCAGCGTCTCATCCCTCAACTAATTCGAGGGAACAAAAACAGATAGAGGAGCTGACGAATCTAGTTACACAACTAGCTGAGATGCATGTTAGCGAACGCAACAACATAACCAcattaaaaaaggaaatagtAACAATGCAGGCATCACTCAACGCTTTAGTCGTGGGCGCAACGACAATAGCAACACAGCGACAAACAGAATTACCATGCTCTCCGGCGCAAGCGCAGTCAACTGAACCCCTAATCAATATCTCCGGGCAACAACGTGACCGAGCAACGATTCAAACACCACTACCAATGAGATCCGGTCCATCAATTGGCTGGGAGCAGAGTGCAATGATGCCAGCTCCACAGCATGGAGATTTTACGATTCTAATGAAGAGGCAAGCTTTGACTCCCTTGCCAAAATTCAGCGGGTCGCCCAAAGATTGGGCTAAATTCAAAAGGATCTACGAAGTCAGCACGAGAGAATGTGCGTTTTCCAATCATGAAaatctctccagacttgaagctGCCCTTGAAGGACGCGCAGCTAGAAGCGTGCAGCAACTATTTATAAACTCGGAAAATGTTCCGAGTATAATAGAGAGACTAGAGGAAAATTTCGGAAACCCTAAATTCATATATGAGGAACTACTGCACGATCTACAGAAGCTTAAAAGAGAAAGTAGATCAATAATAATCGAAATGTCAGATGCTTTAGAAAATATGGTGGCAAACATgacgatcataaatcaaagaggTTACCTACTAGATGCGAGGTTAATAGAAGACCTAGTTAAGAGACTACCTTATAACCTGCAAATAGAATGGACACGCCATAGAACGACGACTGGTGATGCCCCATCTTTAGAAGAAATGAGTAACTGGCTGAAACCTCACGCCAAAATAATGAGGAATATGGCTTCTCCTCTACCTTCTACAGTTAGAAGCCAGATACATGTCCATCAAGAGATGCCACGCATGAAATGTCCGGTTTGCTCGAATAACCATAAAATCTTCGATTGCACGGAATTTAAGAACTCCAACATCCAAAAAAGATGTCGATTGGCAGTACAATGTAAAATATGTTTCGGATGTCTAGGCACCGGACATATGGTTAAAGATTGCAGACGATCTAGGAGGTGCGGCTTGAGTGGATGTAACAAGCACCACCACAGAATGTTACACTCGAATCCAGACATGGAACCAACACCTCGTAATACGTCCGCTACAGTTCCGCTTGAAGCCAACTGCAATATTCACAAGTCCTCAGCAAACGAGATATACTACCAGGTGATTCCAGTAACACTTCAACACGGAAGGCATTCAGTCGATACATATGCCTTCCTAGACACAGGGTCTTCCCTGACATTGCTAGATGAGGAAATGGCAAACTCCTTGGACCTATACGGCAGAGAAGAACCACTACAATTAAAATGGACACAGGACGTGTCTCGAAACGAGCTGAACAGTAGAAAAGTACAAGTTCGCATTCAGGGGTCGTCCAGAAGGTCGTACCGACTTGACGGTGTAAGAACCATTAAAAACTTACAACTTCCGACTCAGACAATGAACTACAAAGCAATGGCTACAAAATATCCGCATTTGGAAAACCTTCCGATCGAAAGCTACGAGCTTGCAAGGCCAACAATTCTCATAGGGCTGAATCAAAGCCATTTGCTTACCGCCATGGAAACAAGAAGGGGAAGTGACAATGACCCAATAGCAGTCCGAAGTAAGCTTGGATGGTTTATTTTCGGTAATGTCAGATCAATTTATCAAAACGATCATGAACTATTGCAACACGATAAAGAACTACGAGATATGATGGCTGCGCACTTCTCAATCGATGAATTTAGCATCAGACAACCAATAAGAGTCAACGACAACCCCTTGCCCTTAGAACCGGTCAACAAGTATACCACCGCGAGTTCTAACAACGTAATGCTGATAACCTCGACCGAagataaatcaaaaaaatcaacgCGAAAAAAAAGACGTAGAAATAAGACTACAACAAAAGGCATTTCTAAATCTTGGTTCAACATCTCACgtatattgaaaataatgatgttGTTCGTAATGTCGTTCACGTTGATCAACGCTATATCCATAAAACCCGTTGACAAAGACGGTCTAATGTTCGACCACGAAGGAACGTGCTTATTACATAGAGGCATATGGCAAACGAATATACAAACCAACGTAGTGCCCGATGAAGACATTGAAGTAATTAACTCGGTACGGAATAATGTGACAGTAGCGATGAAAGACATGGAGTTTGTCATCGAAGACTCTCTCCTAGAGCAAATTGCAACATCTGTTGAACGTTTATGCGATGATGCGATTGATGAGATCAAGCAGACAACGAGAACTAAACGAAGCAAAGGGTTCTTCGGTTTTTTGGCGGACTTAATATTTGGTAGCGACGATATGGAAAACGAGCTACAGGCAATGAGGGTTCATGAAGACGAAAAAATTCACCAAATATCGGAGTCAATGGTAAAAATGAATACCAAGGCGTCCAAAATGGGAGAACAGCTTAACGAGAGATACTATAAATTGTACAAAGACATGACTCAATTAAAACAATTATATTCTGCGGATAAGGTTCAAAGGTTACGAACAACGATGTTAGAAACCACGATATTGGCACGAGAAGTTATCGATGGAACATTGAATAGATATAGGAAAGTTCGAACGTTTCCTTTGTCCGTCGACGAACTAGCCCAAACCAGAAAAAACATTTCACAAGCGTTGCCAACTGGTTACATTGTCCTGGATCACCCATCAGCCGTAAAATACAACACGCGTGTAGTCAACGGCTCCCTCATAATTACCATGACGAGTGTTGTCATCAACAAAGTTGAGTTCGAGGTATTTAAGATAATACCGATCCCACGGGCTGAGAATGGCTCAATTATTGTAACAGAACATGATCGCATCGCGGTAGGCCACAACCAAGACTTCTTCTACCCATCGATCGAACCAACAAAACTGAATGATACGCATTTAATTACGGTTCAACCAGAACTGAGTAAGGAAGTGGATTGCGTAGCGGCTGTCATACTGCATATCGCAAGTACCCGCAAATGTGCAACAAAACTGTTAACCACGCCTTACGCTATGATGGAGACACTGTCCACTCCTAATACCGTTTTATACTATGCATCCGATACAAAGGCAATAGTTATACATTGCGACAACGTGGTAATGTCACCACCTTATGAGGCAGCAGTAGTAACTCTCCAGCCAGATTGCCGTATACAATCCAACAACAAAACGATACATGCAAGTTTAAATGGCATGAACAAGAAGATTGCAACATACTTCAAATCTAAATACCAGGTGGCCGATCACCTATTGGACGAATTCAATGACACCGTAAAAGATGTGGTGGAGCCGAAGCCCGATAATCCCTACGATAACAACGCTATGATAACCGTGTACAACAGTTTGGATCCCTTCCATCCGAAATCGAAGTATCTTTGGAGGAACGCCGCCCTTTTCGTAAGCATACTAATGATTATAATCGGGATCATTTATCTACGTTGCTGCAGACGAAGATGCTGCACCAGATCCAGAGCCACAGCAGGACCCGATGTCCATATCCGAATGGACAACCTATTGAACCGGCAACAATTAGAAGACACAgcgctttaa